A single genomic interval of Mustela nigripes isolate SB6536 chromosome 7, MUSNIG.SB6536, whole genome shotgun sequence harbors:
- the MTLN gene encoding mitoregulin: MADVSERTLQLSVLVAFASGVLVGWQANRLRRRYLDWRKRRLQDKLATTQKKLDLA, encoded by the coding sequence ATGGCGGACGTGTCCGAGCGGACGCTGCAGCTGTCTGTGCTGGTGGCTTTCGCGTCCGGAGTGCTCGTGGGCTGGCAGGCGAACCGACTACGGAGGCGCTACCTGGACTGGAGGAAGCGGAGGCTGCAGGACAAGCTGGCGACGACTCAGAAAAAGCTGGACCTGGCCTGA